A portion of the Toxotes jaculatrix isolate fToxJac2 chromosome 16, fToxJac2.pri, whole genome shotgun sequence genome contains these proteins:
- the cldn23.1 gene encoding claudin 23a yields MPTRSTDEWIRLSLRTPGILIFGMVMAPCGWVLDLTATVAPNWRTLHNIPNTPPDEFIQQGIWDICRANSISPRAECNLEDTTYFGNKIIEVAQGLMVASLIVTLIGIAVAIPGVRCWKDRPNWVVAGLGGLLIFLSGVMTIIPIAWYTHILPNVTTVTPLIDVRVGYCIILGYIGGIFEVLGGFVMFIGICRCCGGKNRGERRVEEVMGTRFNHQKPPPRPATVPSLNRARSSASSSVPYSKDSMDDDVSFPRAKSPARTVNTSYGERPYDADL; encoded by the coding sequence ATGCCGACGCGATCAACGGATGAGTGGATCCGGTTATCCTTGCGCACACCGGGCATCCTGATCTTCGGGATGGTCATGGCTCCCTGCGGCTGGGTCCTGGACTTGACCGCAACTGTCGCCCCAAACTGGAGGACCCTCCACAACATCCCCAACACTCCGCCCGACGAGTTCATCCAGCAAGGCATCTGGGACATCTGTAGGGCCAACTCGATCTCCCCGAGAGCGGAGTGCAACCTGGAGGACACCACATACTTCGGCAACAAGATCATCGAGGTGGCACAGGGTTTGATGGTAGCCTCCCTCATCGTGACTCTAATCGGGATTGCCGTGGCCATCCCGGGTGTCCGCTGCTGGAAAGACAGACCTAACTGGGTAGTGGCCGGCCTCGGCGGACTGCTGATCTTCCTCTCAGGCGTCATGACCATCATTCCCATCGCCTGGTACACCCACATCCTCCCCAACGTCACAACGGTGACCCCGCTCATAGATGTGCGCGTCGGCTACTGCATCATCCTGGGCTACATCGGCGGGATATTTGAAGTCCTGGGTGGCTTCGTCATGTTCATCGGGATCTGCCGTTGCTGCGGCGGAAAGAACCGAGGGGAGAGGCGGGTCGAAGAGGTCATGGGCACACGGTTTAACCACCAGAAGCCGCCGCCGAGACCCGCTACTGTGCCGAGCCTGAACCGGGCCAGGAGCAGCGCCAGCAGCAGCGTCCCGTACTCCAAGGACTCCATGGATGATGATGTGTCCTTTCCCCGGGCCAAGAGCCCCGCTCGGACAGTCAACACCTCCTACGGCGAAAGACCCTATGATGCCGACCTATGA